One Acetobacterium sp. KB-1 DNA segment encodes these proteins:
- a CDS encoding SMI1/KNR4 family protein, whose protein sequence is MNDLTWKYVKELENKNAVELFEDENDIKIPTDIVECIKINNGGRPNRKGFDTECSKGRVVKSLLSFNPEDLETIYTIFDVLKKEKSELIPIFSDPSGNYICYDTLNKEMVLWLHETNTTEKISNSFSEFLSSLYE, encoded by the coding sequence ATGAATGATTTAACATGGAAATATGTGAAGGAATTAGAGAATAAAAATGCCGTTGAGTTGTTTGAAGATGAGAATGATATCAAAATACCAACTGATATTGTGGAGTGCATAAAGATAAATAACGGAGGAAGGCCAAACAGAAAAGGGTTTGATACAGAGTGTTCTAAAGGACGTGTCGTAAAAAGTCTACTATCCTTCAATCCGGAAGACTTAGAAACAATTTACACTATTTTTGATGTTTTGAAAAAAGAGAAAAGTGAGCTAATTCCAATTTTTTCTGATCCATCTGGAAACTATATCTGTTATGATACGCTGAACAAAGAGATGGTATTGTGGCTTCATGAAACAAATACGACTGAAAAAATCTCAAATAGTTTTTCTGAATTTTTATCTTCACTATATGAGTAA